In Oreochromis aureus strain Israel breed Guangdong linkage group 17, ZZ_aureus, whole genome shotgun sequence, the genomic stretch AAGCAGTGAAACTTTCTCTTTCTCGAACTCTTTCTGTGAGTGTACAGAGAATTAGCTACACATTTAATCAATGAGATATCTTACTGTATGAAAAAAGAACAGTATGTCtcagttttttaattatttcagtGTAGTGTGAATTGCTATTAGGGATGTCTTTATTAGCAGGAAAAGGTGTAACACttgtgaaaatacagttaaaagtctagAATTTATGtgctccttcacattttccaaagtcaTCCAATGGGCCAGATTGGGGTCTTCCCCAGGCCTattctggcccccgggccttGTGTTTGAGACCCATTGTCTAGACAATTGATGAGGACCAAAACTGAAGAGAACAAGTTTTTGAACAcgttttagaaaaaaatgtacaaagtCTTTAGTCTTAATGATGTTTAGCTTCATCTCTCTGTCTTAACTAATGTGATTATTTCGTTTAAATACCCCAGGGAAGTATGAAAAATGCTATTATTTATCATATACTGAATATTGTGACATTATTTTCTCACCAACAGATTTAAATAATATGTGCAGATCTCCACACAATCTGTAATAGTCATTAAAGGATGATTTACCCaagtaaaagcacaaacacttaTTTCTATATAGAGCCAGGGTCACAGGTCATGTTTTATGGCTTGTTAAACACTTTTATGGCATTTTAATATGAAGACAGTTTATGCTTTGGGCGTTTAAAGACACTTCTTTAGATGTAGGAGGAAAATCCTTTGTGGTTTTATATGAGCTGTAACTTTAGTACTGCCTTCTTCATTTTCCAGGACCCGCATTGCCCATGGCGACTGTCGATATCAAAAACCCAGAGATCAACAGTGTTCAGCGTTATCACAACAATTCTCAGATGAACAACATTGTGCACTCTTCCTTTCccaagagggagaaaaaagtcaaaggggggaagaagaagaagttgaCAAAGGCAGACATCGGCACACCGAGCAACTTCCAGTGAGTCAGCCCAGGGTTGTTTGTTTAAGGTCGGAGGTAAACGCTGACCTTTGGTCTCCTTGGTAAACTGTTTTCCCTGGACTTTGTGCTTTTTCcagtattgtattttttttgtaggTCGTGTTTTCACCACTTACCATGAATTTCATATAAGATATGAAGTGCCATACTTTTCCTACACAAATGCCTGGAGTTCACATAAGTGCAACAAATTAGACTGTcatgcataaattaaatttttGAGTTTGACAGCACTAGGTGGCACTACAGCAGCACAAAAAGCTTAAAAGGTCAGCTGTAATCCTGGTTCCCGCTTTGATAATTTGCTCTTTACAAAGCCTAATAATCCCACGGCACAGCCAGCATGAACTGCTGCACTATTACTTCATTTCCAAAATATTAATAGCCATTAGTCAATCACCCAATTAGCCttataaataatacatttagtTATTTATGCAGCACTTGGAGAAATTACACATGTTGTATTTTATAATGTGGTTTTTAAAACACATAGCAGGAATAATTAAATGAATTTTAAGCAGCGCTAACATTGAAGGTAGTCCTCTGAGAAAGTCAAAAGTAGCATTTAAAGCTATGCTGTGAGTTCAGATGTCTTAAAATTTGATATAAAAGTTTGACACATTTGCACTGATGAACTTCTGCATCTGAAGAAGAGGTGAGGGGGTGGCAGCACTAATCCATTTAGTGCCATCCTacagaataaataaacacaaatatctTTGCTTTTACCTGACAAACACAGATTGGCTTTGCAGTTAACAGCTAATGGATCTTTATGTGtctgctttttatttaaatataggaAACATCATGTACTGTGTATGTATTCTGCCCCCTTCCTGAACACATCATGTCTCACAtgctctctcctctccttttcTCACAGGCACATTGGACATGTAGGATGGGATCCAAACACAGGCTTTGATGTAAGCAGCATCCACAGAACCTAACACTAATATGTACATGCTAGTTGTGTGTGTCTACATATGTCAGCTATGTGACCTCTAGACATTTGTGGCTCATAGCTCATCCATATGTTAGGCAGGCATCCCTCTTCTTGACAGATAGTTTAAATTTTAATACTGGCTCCCAAATATTAATCTGAGCTGTGTGGCTGAGCCATCGGGAGCGTTACacaaggagatttttttttttttttttttttttttttggtgattGAGGGAATCAACCCGCATCTGCATAATCCATGGACTTGTTCCCAAAAAGCTTCATCAGTAACTGTGTTGGACTCTGGATGATAGCTATGAGATTATACAGGTCAAAGAGACTTGGTCTGcctgtaaatgaaaaaatgaatttCAGATGATTTTGGTTTCATAAGTTAATGCTTtcaaggagatttttttttttaacgagTGACGTCAGTCAAACAAAACCTGCTCACCTCTTAAATCCGCAGGCTTTTAAAGCCTAGGCACAAATTGGAGGATTCATAGAAGGGTAAGGGATACATTTTATAATCTGTTCTTCAGGTACTTTTAGTAAAGTCAAAGTAAAGAACTTCCCTTTAAAGGGTAAATCctaggtcttttttttttttaatagtctgCTTGAATCAGCTTGTCAAACCTGTCATATTATTAGAAAGCCAGATTTAatgcatatatataaatatgaggTCATATTGAGGTCTTCATCTCTTGCAACTTGATCTCAACTTGAAGCAGAGCATTTTCTGCTTTCAGATTCCACTACTCCTGTAACAAGTCCCTACGCAGACCTTTGGTAGCTCAGAACTGAAACCACCAGGTGGCACCATAGGGGCTGATATTCTGGTCTTTTTTTGAGCCCACTCttatttcagctttttatttagaaatgtctccacaaaacaaaatgacataCAGAAAGTTACTCCTCACATTCAGCTTTTGATTTAGCTCAGAGTGCATCTCCTAAAACTTCAAAATATTCTTTGATATTTTCTTGAAATTTTACAAAATATTTCCTTATATTCTTATTTCCGTGACcgataaatgtgtttttctggttGATGTTTGTCTGAAATTCCTGTTTGTACATTTGCAGCTACACATAATCTGATTACCTGTGGGACAACCTGAACCTAAAGTCTAGGTGCAGAGGCTAAATGTCATGTTTAAATCTCTGTTTATTCTTCAGCTGAATAACTTGGACCCAGAGCTGAAAAAcctgtttgatatgtgtggcaTTTCTGAGGCTCAGCTAAAGGATAAAGAGACCTCTAAGGTCATCTATGATTTCATCGAGAAGAACGGAGGTGTAGATGCTGTCAAAGATGAGCTGCGGAAACAAGGTACGGCCACAGAAACGAATATGTAGCCCGAGTTTTCGTATCTTGATATAAGAAATAGGAATTTAATTATACTGTTAAATTTGATGTATGTGCGTGTTTGTGCAGGACACTGACCctctgaaaatgtgtttaatggGTTGACAATCTAACTAGTGTGGTGGTTTTATCCCCAGGTCCGCCCAGGTGGAGTGGTAGGTTTCTATGCATGACCTGCTGTGACTGTGCATGTAGAGTCAAACTATGAATCCAAGCTGTTTCAGGTCTTCAGTCTTTTTAGTAAGATGTTTGCTGTTTTGCACCTGATTGTTCTCGAGTTGGATGTGCTGTCGACTCTCTGGAGACATACCAGCTGTTTGTCACGTTAGACGGGTTTCCTTTGTTTCACGGAAACATTGTCCTGCAGTGACACTACTTTAAATACTTTCTATCTAACCTCTCACATGAACTTCAGCCACACTTGTAAATGTTTGGCCCGTCATGTTTTAAACACTTTGCACGTGGATTTACGTTTGTTTAACCAGGCTTTAGTCGTCAGTGAAGCAGAGCCAAACTAGCTTTTTGAGCTTTGGAAAGCATGTTTTTAAATGGTGTTCACATACATGGAATGTGGATATGAAGTCCAGTTTGGGTGTATTAACATCTTTCTATGAAAGTTtgtggacattttttttctcaatacAGATTTTGtgaacaaaaaaccccccacccgTTATTTGCAAGAAGGCTGCCCCTTCACTCAACTCTGTAATTGCATGGCTTTGCTCAAGAGGACCTGATGAGCACTTTTTGACTGAGATTCCTTAAAATCTTTAGGAATTGTCCAGATTTTCCTCTGCCCTTCATTAAAATTATATGTAgagaataaaaaggaaaaaagaactgTAGGGGATACAGTGTGAACTACAAATAATTCAATCACAAGTTTCTGCTTTAATTTCAActtctttcttctccttttcttcagcgcctccacctccacctccatccAGAGGCGGCCCTCCTCCCCCACCCCCACATCACGGTTCCGCccctcccccaccaccacctccccAACGGGGACGAGGTgcccctccacctcctcccccaTCCAGAGTTCCCGTCTCTGCACCCCCGCCTCCCCCTCCATCGCGGCCAGGCATGTCTGCTCCACCGCCGCCTCCTCCCAGCCGCGGCCCACTCCCGCCTCCCCCACCACCGGCCCACGCATCCCTTCCCGCCGCACCTCCCCACCACCCCACCTCCCCCCTCATCCGTTGTTGGcgcacctcctcctcctcctcctccccccaccTCCTCCTGGCCCTCCACCCCCTCCTGGCCCTCCACCCCCAGCTCCTCCGCTCGCCACAGAAGCTAACGGAGGGGACAGCAGCCTGCCGGCATCCGGAAACAAGTCGGCGCTACTGAGTCAGATCAGAGATGGAACCCAGCTCAAAAAGGTGGAGCAGAAAGAGAGGCCAGCATCCAACGTGGGCAGAGACGCGCTTCTGGACCAAATCCGACAAGGAATCCAACTTAAAACTGTGAGTAGTCATCCATCCGTCCCACACAGCATCTCTCCATCCGCTGTGCTTTCTTTGCGTGCTTTAACCACCCCCTTTATGTATTGTCTTTACAGAGGGACGATAATAATGACTCAGCACCTGCCACACCAGCCCCATCATCAGGCATTGTTGGGGCCCTCATGGAGGTGATGGAGAAAAGGAAAAGGGCTATTCACTCTTCAGGTACTTTCAAATATATCAGTCTTTATCACCTACTCACCTATCACTACAACATATATTATATCTGTAGTTAAAATTAGGACTATCTTGGTTTCCTGTTGACTAACAATTTTTACCTCTCAGCCATTAAATGCCGATGGGGTATGACCCCGGCATTTGTGAATGCGATGACTCGACTATGAGGCAATGTAGGATTGTCAAACTGATACCATAGATAGAGAACTCTCAGATGAGTTTCTATCTCAGTGGCCTTGACcagaaggtcagaggtcaagttttccaCCCATATTGAACATGATTTTATTAGTAAAGCATTTAAATTCAAGCTTACCTGACACACTGTTAGCAGCCTATAATAAGTACTGATGTAAATCACCCTGCAAAAAAGGAATGGAAGTGATCTTCATCAGTTATATTTCATTGGCTGTTTTACATGGAACAAGGCAGCCTTGAGTCTCTTGGTGTTTTTCCACTTTTAGTTGGCATTCACACAAATTCAGCTCCATATATCGAAAACGGGTTGACATGTAGTCGATGCAAAGTAATgaaacaactttttttctttttaagctaTTCTTGTGCTACGCAGTCATCAAACTGTTTTATAAACTGAATTacaagggaaaaaaagcttGTCAGCACCACTAAGTTTACACCAACTGCAGTCATTTGAACGTCATTTACTCTAAATCTGATGACATTTAAAGAATAGAATGGAACAGagtagccctttattgtcattgtacacgTACAACCAAATTGTGGAACCACTTCCTTGTCTGTCGAACTTCCTCGggggtttttttagttttcactttctcatttgaaaaaaaaaaaaaaacacacacacacacttgaaggTCACCCTCAAAGAGAATTTTGAACAACAGTATAATGCACCATACTTACCCTCTGTATAAATATTGCTGTTTTATTGCCTGCATTAAGCActtttcatctctttcagcCTAGATAACATGATTTTTCTTTCTacagatgaggatgatgatgatgaaga encodes the following:
- the waslb gene encoding LOW QUALITY PROTEIN: WASP like actin nucleation promoting factor b (The sequence of the model RefSeq protein was modified relative to this genomic sequence to represent the inferred CDS: deleted 2 bases in 2 codons), with protein sequence MSGHPPPRRQTNVGSTLLSSQENECLFNHLGRKCITLSSGVVQVFTADRSSSWNKKCCGVACLVKDNPQRSYFIRVFDIRDGKVMYEQELYNNFNISVPKPYFITFAGDTCQVGLNFSSEEECKRFRNSAGELMGRKQRKTEKRRDPANGPALPMATVDIKNPEINSVQRYHNNSQMNNIVHSSFPKREKKVKGGKKKKLTKADIGTPSNFQHIGHVGWDPNTGFDLNNLDPELKNLFDMCGISEAQLKDKETSKVIYDFIEKNGGVDAVKDELRKQAPPPPPPSRGGPPPPPPHHGSAPPPPPPPQRGRGAPPPPPPSRVPVSAPPPPPPSRPGMSAPPPPPPSRGPLPPPPPPAHASLPAAPPTTPPPPSSVVGAPPPPPPPPPPPGPPPPPGPPPPAPPLATEANGGDSSLPASGNKSALLSQIRDGTQLKKVEQKERPASNVGRDALLDQIRQGIQLKTRDDNNDSAPATPAPSSGIVGALMEVMEKRKRAIHSSDEDDDDEDDEDFEEEDEWDD